tctgcccactccacccacCACGGTGGCTCCTGTTGAGAATGAAGATTATGTGAATAAGGCCATTTCGGAACGCCTAATTTCGGGTCCCCTGAAGATCTATAGAGCCGACATGGAACAGGCCATCGACAAGCTCCTGCATATCGAACTACCAAAGGTCCAGGTAATCGAAGGGGACAAGCTGGTAGCCCTGAAACAAATAATCAGGCTATTGAGCAGCTTGAATCCGTTGAACAAAAATGGCAGAAACCTTCTATTAAAGATTGATAGTTATGTAAAAGATGCCACCAAAATCACGGGCGCCGAATTGGCtcaaaaaattaagattttagaGTCAGAAGGGGGCAATAGTTTTGTTGCACGACGTTATGTAGGTTGCCTTAAGCCAGCCCTGAGCGCCTTCCCTTGCTCCCTGTGGACTATTTTCCACCATCTGACCGTGGAGGCTGCTAAATACCCGAAGATTTTCACGGCTGGCTCTGTTCTCCGGGCTTTATACGGATTTGTTAAGTACTTCTTTGGCTGTGCGACTTGTTCGACATACTTCCTGGAAATGGCCAAACGGAGGGGCATGGAATTGGTCAAAACCCACGCAGAGGAGATCCTCTGGCTTTGGGCAGCCCACAACGAAATTAATAAGAGACTGGCTGGAGATCCAAACGAAGACCCCAAATTCCCCAAGATTCAGTTTCCCTCAAAAAAGGATTGCCCACCATGTCGGAATAACAGGAACGAATTCATAGAGTCAGAAGTCTTGAAGTTTATAATTACTATCTATGACATAAAGCAAGTTAGCGGCTATGGAGTGCCCGATACCAATGTCTATTTTCCAAACAATGattcaaatattaatataaataataatactaaCATTATTATAGTTCATCCCGGGAGGCAAGtgtaatatttaaaagatatatgtatgtcttTAACACTAGAaccattttataaaataaaattttgtaaatattggtgaatattttaatatctttTTACTAGAGGCCAACGAGTTTTGGAAACTAGGTTCGGTGTTTTGATGAGTTTTTATCTCAGGTTGTTAAATTCGAATCGAATGTAAGATCACCAGGGAATGCCGAGTCTCTTAGATCATTTCTATGTCATTCTCTGGGTATACAGAAACACATTGTTCACCGCGGCCACCTTTTTATTATGTGATTTGAATACATAAATATGCTTTATTTTGAACTTTGAGAACGTAATCTGTAGATGTGGGTGCGCCTTTCAGGCAGGTAACCGAAAAACTTGTTCTGAGCGAAAGAGAGTCTCCGATTTGGGTTAAACGAGACAGACAAGGCTATAATTACCATATGGTCTCCGCCTTGCCACCAGTTTCTATATCCCACTGAACCAGTGAGCATCGAGTGGCGATGATTCGGCTACTGTTCTGCCTGTTGTTCCTTTCCCCCGGGCTGGGCTACAGAATCACTCAAAACGAGGCCAGCCTATACAACAAAGACGACAATGTGGTGATGCTGGACAGCGAATCGCTTCCATCGACTTTGAGCCTGAAGCCGGAGAGCAAGCTGGTGCAGTTTCTCAACAGCTTCTGTGGGGACTGCCAGCGATTCGCGCCGGTTTTCAAGTCCCTGTCCCGAGACCTGTACCAATGGCGAAGAGTCCTACGGATCTATGCAGTGGACTGTGCCCAGGAGAGGAACGTGGAGATTTGTAGACAATTCAACATCCGGCAAACGCCCACGCTGAGGTATTTTTCCTCGGAGCTCGCAGGGAAGGAGCTCGGCTTGGGTGTGGACATACCCTCTCAAGACCCGAAGGTCATTGTCTCAACTTTGGCGGATCTTGTGTCAAAGGATAAATTCGAATCGCCAGGTCAGCCTAATTTTGGATTCTTACAGCCCAACGAGACTCTAAGCTCATTATTTAAACATGATGGTCAGGCTTTCGTAGCCCTCGTCTATCAACCGAAAGATTCCCAGATTGGCAGGGATTCCATTCTTTCCCTATTGCCGTACGACCAAGTAGCTGTGAGAGTCTTTGGGGACTACCAATTGCTTTCCCATTTGGGTATACAGCCCTCCAATCGGACAGTATTCATGATTGATCGAACGGGCAAAACAGAGGGTCTCTCGGGAACTGAGGGCTACCAAGCATCCATTGGAAAGTTCCTTGAAAGCCTAAATTACAAGCCAGTGCCTCCATTACCGGAACCCACACAAACCGATTCCTCTGAATTTTTGGACCAACAAAAGCAGGCCATAATAGCGCAGGTGCTGAAGCAGCCTCGAAAGATATATCGCGCCGATTTGGAACAGGCCATCGACAAACTTCTGCATATTGAACTTCCCAAGGCTCTCTTCCTCCAGGGGGACAACTTCACGGCCCTGCACAGCTTCCTTCGGGTTCTTAGCCAGTTGAATCCCTTgaacaaaaatggaaaggttCTGCTATTAGGCTTAGACAAGGCTCTGGCTGCTTTCAATGAAACCTCCGGATCTGAGTTTGCCGAGACTGTCGATGCGGTGGAAAAGCCACTTGCAAAAGTTTTCAAGGGAAAACGCTATGTTGGCTGTGTTGCCTCCAAGCCATTCCTGAGGGGGTTCACCTGCTCCCTGTGGAGTCTGTTCCACTACCTGACAGTGGAGGCGGGTCAGTCAGCGAACCAGCTTCCTCCGGGTACGGTCCTATCCGCCATTCACGGATTTGTCAAGTACTTCTTTGGCTGTACGGACTGCTCCAATCACTTCCAGGAAATGGCCAAGAGGCGGCGAATGGACTTGGTGAAGACCCACGACGAGGAGATCCTCTGGTTGTGGGCCGGTCACAACGAGGTCAACGAACGGCTGTCCGGCGATGCCACTGAGGATCCCCAGTTCCCGAAGATCCAGTTTCCCAGTCCAGAGAGCTGTGCTTCTTGCCGGAATAATGCCTCGGAGTGGCAGACCGGAGAGGTTCTCCGATATTTAAAGAGCCTTTATGGCAAGGATAATTTAAGCTTCTATGGCTTGCCCACCTCTCAAGGATACAATTGAGTTTGACTTTGggcttggaaatattaaattaactaGGCTTTCAACTTGTCAATTACTACTTTATTGTTTACTCATTTTGTTAACTtt
The Drosophila bipectinata strain 14024-0381.07 chromosome 3R, DbipHiC1v2, whole genome shotgun sequence DNA segment above includes these coding regions:
- the LOC108129956 gene encoding sulfhydryl oxidase 2-like; protein product: MIRLLFCLLFLSPGLGYRITQNEASLYNKDDNVVMLDSESLPSTLSLKPESKLVQFLNSFCGDCQRFAPVFKSLSRDLYQWRRVLRIYAVDCAQERNVEICRQFNIRQTPTLRYFSSELAGKELGLGVDIPSQDPKVIVSTLADLVSKDKFESPGQPNFGFLQPNETLSSLFKHDGQAFVALVYQPKDSQIGRDSILSLLPYDQVAVRVFGDYQLLSHLGIQPSNRTVFMIDRTGKTEGLSGTEGYQASIGKFLESLNYKPVPPLPEPTQTDSSEFLDQQKQAIIAQVLKQPRKIYRADLEQAIDKLLHIELPKALFLQGDNFTALHSFLRVLSQLNPLNKNGKVLLLGLDKALAAFNETSGSEFAETVDAVEKPLAKVFKGKRYVGCVASKPFLRGFTCSLWSLFHYLTVEAGQSANQLPPGTVLSAIHGFVKYFFGCTDCSNHFQEMAKRRRMDLVKTHDEEILWLWAGHNEVNERLSGDATEDPQFPKIQFPSPESCASCRNNASEWQTGEVLRYLKSLYGKDNLSFYGLPTSQGYN